In the Bremerella alba genome, one interval contains:
- a CDS encoding sugar ABC transporter substrate-binding protein: protein MNRALFGLSLILLLFGCHSESSNPTGKSDKLRIALIMKSLANEFFSTMADGAENYQAENADQFDLIVNGIKDERDISRQVSLVEEMIASNVDAIVIAPADSKALVPALRRAIKAGVVVVNIDNRLDADVLATEEVEIPFVGPDNKAGAKQVGSYLAGKLVTGDSVCILEGVRTSFNGQQRLAGFQEAMEEAQIKVVGHQSAEWEMSKANTIASSMLSEHPEVKAILAANDSMALGAVAAAKGAGREGEVLVVGFDNISAVQQAIKDGKILATADQHGDQLAVYGIENALKLIEDPDAKIEDVETPVDLVTQESISP, encoded by the coding sequence ATGAACAGAGCACTTTTTGGTCTATCGCTCATCTTGCTTCTTTTCGGCTGCCACTCGGAAAGTTCAAACCCAACGGGCAAATCGGATAAGCTACGGATCGCTTTGATCATGAAGTCGTTGGCCAACGAGTTTTTCTCGACTATGGCCGATGGCGCCGAGAACTATCAAGCCGAGAACGCTGACCAGTTCGATCTGATTGTGAATGGAATCAAGGACGAACGCGACATTAGTCGTCAGGTCTCGCTGGTAGAAGAAATGATTGCCAGCAATGTTGATGCGATTGTAATCGCGCCGGCAGACTCGAAGGCGTTGGTGCCGGCGCTACGAAGAGCCATAAAAGCAGGGGTGGTAGTTGTCAATATCGACAATCGGCTCGATGCCGATGTATTGGCGACTGAAGAAGTCGAAATTCCTTTCGTCGGCCCTGATAACAAAGCCGGTGCAAAGCAAGTCGGCAGTTACCTGGCCGGAAAGCTGGTAACTGGAGACTCTGTTTGCATCTTGGAAGGGGTTCGCACGTCTTTCAACGGGCAACAGCGATTGGCTGGCTTCCAAGAAGCAATGGAGGAAGCTCAAATCAAGGTCGTTGGCCATCAGTCGGCTGAATGGGAAATGAGTAAGGCGAACACGATAGCCTCTTCAATGCTAAGCGAACACCCCGAGGTCAAAGCCATCTTGGCTGCTAACGACAGCATGGCCCTGGGGGCAGTCGCTGCGGCGAAAGGAGCAGGTCGCGAAGGCGAAGTCCTGGTCGTCGGGTTCGACAATATATCAGCGGTTCAGCAAGCCATCAAAGATGGCAAGATCTTGGCTACGGCCGATCAACATGGAGATCAATTGGCCGTCTACGGCATAGAGAACGCGCTGAAGCTCATCGAGGACCCGGATGCCAAGATTGAAGACGTCGAAACCCCAGTCGATCTAGTCACCCAGGAATCGATCTCCCCGTGA
- a CDS encoding LacI family DNA-binding transcriptional regulator: MPKARSGSTLSDVAREAKVSVSTASRALNGLAEKYRISSSTAQLVRDKAEKLGFRPSQVARSLRLKRTGLLGIVVPDLSNPFFSSIAQSVTVSAESDGFSAILADSGGSVEKEQKLIEQLTARSVEALVVCPVGLKFAHLESTREQGTPLVLVDRCKDKSSMVQVTSDHTTGTQQAMQLLIGNGHRKIGVLQGIAGTLPSDQRLLGVKEALAKVGVNLDPALVEGNQFTYESGYQSARNLLMNHPEITAFFAMSTPNAFGAYQAAMELGRRVPEDLSLVCFDDVKFANFMQVPLATVAQDVPELGRLAASLVAEQIRSGKAPVQKMHKVPVTLLTRASVGKVSPS; encoded by the coding sequence GTGCCTAAGGCCCGTTCTGGTTCGACTTTGAGCGATGTTGCTCGCGAGGCCAAGGTGAGTGTCTCGACGGCATCTCGTGCTTTAAATGGCTTGGCCGAGAAGTATCGAATCAGTTCCTCAACCGCCCAGCTCGTTCGGGACAAGGCGGAAAAGTTAGGGTTCCGACCGAGTCAGGTGGCCCGTTCTCTGAGATTAAAACGGACGGGGCTGCTAGGGATTGTCGTCCCTGACCTTTCCAACCCTTTTTTTTCCTCAATAGCTCAGTCGGTGACGGTCTCAGCCGAATCGGATGGCTTTTCGGCAATTCTGGCCGACAGTGGTGGTTCGGTCGAAAAAGAGCAGAAGCTCATCGAACAGTTAACTGCTCGTAGCGTTGAAGCCCTGGTCGTTTGTCCTGTTGGACTAAAGTTTGCGCATCTCGAGAGCACACGTGAACAAGGTACTCCGCTCGTATTGGTCGATCGTTGCAAAGACAAATCGTCGATGGTTCAGGTAACGTCTGATCACACAACGGGAACGCAACAGGCGATGCAGCTATTGATCGGCAATGGGCATCGTAAGATCGGGGTTTTGCAAGGGATCGCTGGCACGCTTCCTAGCGATCAGCGACTGCTGGGCGTGAAGGAGGCCTTGGCCAAAGTTGGTGTTAACCTTGATCCAGCACTGGTCGAAGGGAATCAATTTACCTACGAATCGGGCTATCAGTCTGCTCGCAACTTGCTGATGAACCATCCAGAGATAACGGCGTTCTTTGCCATGAGCACGCCCAACGCGTTTGGTGCCTACCAGGCAGCCATGGAGTTGGGACGACGTGTACCGGAAGACCTCTCATTAGTTTGTTTTGACGACGTTAAATTCGCGAACTTCATGCAGGTTCCGTTGGCAACTGTCGCTCAAGATGTTCCAGAACTCGGACGGCTCGCTGCATCGTTGGTAGCCGAGCAGATTCGAAGCGGAAAAGCCCCAGTGCAGAAGATGCACAAAGTTCCCGTCACCCTCCTTACAAGAGCATCTGTCGGAAAGGTGTCCCCATCATGA
- a CDS encoding FAD/NAD(P)-binding protein, with translation MTQIHTQLSDRMENLRPSKESPYRIAIIGGGPRGLYCLESLSRALSHHSTDCPVAVDVFDPCSHPGAGNVYALDQPDYLRMNFPNGRIDAWGSENSRQIDQMSLLDWLQEHFPHLSNPEGYSPRPVVGRYLHECFRQVLEQFPSDVAVQVHQARVTEVIESGPAWKVSTTETSMLADNLVLTTGHEGWRSTGTLSNQHDARIIEHVFPVGRQLSQARIPAQSTVAIRGFGLTWIDATLALTEGRGGTFSETADHWTYQRSGDEPTKIFPYSRTGRPLLAKSVEPQMKLPSCLSDIWESGRLAIAAVPQSDDPSRQVEELWQTITNVSAQALQAIRTTSSSASVRSDLSDWFTWWKSSKFSAAQAYDVMKRSRDVGIGLSQPNEAWIWGETWRRIYPALVARVSHGGLCVAGWKLFREVTIEMERLAFGPPPENMSRMLALIDSGIVDLRFVSEAELTQGLHELDLCSDHHRKEVNVVVNAVIPAPCEISPRGPISSLLDGNAIAWDNREIGLPVDEHGCPPPYQRKNLAIFGRVTEGTVLGNDTLSRKLHPQIENWAQKTAQRVLNREYTL, from the coding sequence ATGACTCAAATTCATACTCAGCTATCCGATCGAATGGAAAATCTGCGTCCATCGAAAGAATCACCTTATCGCATCGCGATTATCGGAGGTGGTCCTCGTGGTCTGTATTGCCTTGAATCCCTGAGCCGGGCATTAAGTCATCATTCTACCGATTGTCCGGTGGCCGTCGATGTCTTTGACCCTTGTTCACATCCCGGTGCAGGGAATGTTTACGCACTTGATCAACCTGACTACCTAAGAATGAACTTTCCCAACGGACGGATCGACGCCTGGGGTAGTGAAAATTCTCGCCAGATAGACCAAATGTCGCTACTAGACTGGCTTCAAGAGCACTTCCCACATCTGTCCAATCCGGAAGGCTACTCTCCAAGGCCCGTTGTAGGTCGCTATTTGCACGAATGCTTTCGGCAAGTTCTCGAACAATTCCCTAGTGATGTGGCCGTCCAAGTGCACCAAGCACGCGTCACTGAAGTCATCGAGAGTGGCCCAGCATGGAAAGTTTCGACGACTGAGACATCCATGCTGGCCGATAACTTAGTGCTTACGACCGGGCACGAAGGCTGGCGTTCGACGGGCACTCTCTCCAATCAACATGATGCGCGAATTATCGAACACGTGTTCCCAGTGGGGCGTCAACTTTCTCAGGCACGAATTCCGGCGCAATCAACGGTTGCGATCCGAGGATTTGGGTTAACTTGGATCGATGCCACGCTTGCACTTACTGAAGGCCGCGGCGGCACATTTTCTGAGACAGCAGATCATTGGACTTACCAACGCTCTGGTGATGAACCGACAAAGATCTTCCCTTACTCACGAACGGGACGCCCCCTGCTGGCCAAATCGGTCGAACCACAAATGAAGCTGCCAAGCTGCCTTTCTGATATCTGGGAGAGCGGCCGCTTAGCCATCGCGGCTGTTCCTCAGTCAGACGATCCCTCGCGGCAGGTTGAAGAACTTTGGCAGACGATCACAAATGTGTCAGCGCAGGCACTTCAGGCAATCCGAACGACAAGCAGTTCTGCCTCAGTCCGATCTGACCTTTCAGATTGGTTTACATGGTGGAAATCTTCCAAATTTTCTGCGGCACAGGCCTACGACGTGATGAAACGATCACGCGATGTCGGAATTGGTCTGTCACAACCAAATGAAGCTTGGATCTGGGGTGAAACTTGGCGGCGAATCTATCCAGCCCTTGTTGCCCGTGTTAGCCACGGAGGCTTATGTGTTGCAGGATGGAAACTATTTCGAGAAGTTACCATTGAGATGGAACGCCTCGCATTCGGCCCACCACCTGAAAATATGAGTCGTATGCTCGCGTTGATCGATTCGGGCATCGTTGACCTAAGGTTTGTCAGTGAGGCTGAACTCACTCAAGGTCTCCATGAACTGGATCTGTGCTCTGACCATCACCGAAAAGAAGTTAACGTAGTCGTCAACGCCGTGATTCCTGCACCGTGCGAGATTTCACCAAGAGGACCGATATCTAGTTTACTCGATGGCAATGCAATCGCTTGGGACAACCGGGAAATCGGTCTTCCGGTGGATGAGCACGGATGTCCTCCACCGTATCAGCGTAAGAACCTGGCCATTTTTGGTAGAGTCACGGAAGGGACTGTATTAGGAAATGATACACTTAGCCGCAAACTTCATCCTCAAATCGAGAACTGGGCGCAGAAGACTGCGCAGCGAGTTCTAAATCGAGAGTATACCCTTTGA
- a CDS encoding sugar ABC transporter ATP-binding protein, with translation MNDAASTLLKTTNVTKRYGEALVLRDGSIEVRSGEIHALLGGNGAGKSTLVRIIAGLVNPTSGRMSVNGHAYQPKSKREAESVGIEIVQQEFNLISTLSVAENLLLTRLPALGGVIRQKELHHQAREALDRLGLREIATDAIVETLGVGQQQMLEIAAALYRKCRLLILDEPTAALSHAEAESLFTWLDKLRAEGVGIIYISHRLDEISRISDRISFLRDGMMIGTYQTADLTTDEMVELMTGDHPQHESASQRSDGGSSLTDFALRVEKLSGGMVDEVSFDVRQGERLGIAGLVGAGRTELLRLIFGADIASSGAVYLAADKTPRLFRHPHEAVSAGIAMVTEDRKKNGLLLPQSVRVNTTLAAMSKRFSHAGLIRFQAENEQTLRHCHSMEIRCTDIELPTGTLSGGNQQKVVIARWLATNASVFLFDEPTRGIDVPARKRIYRLIDTLAAQGKGIVIVSSDLEELFETCDRIAVMSNGTLVRTFEGPDMSHELIMQAAFSGYLERSAEA, from the coding sequence GTGAATGACGCCGCATCGACACTTCTCAAAACGACCAATGTGACCAAACGTTATGGTGAAGCATTGGTGCTGCGCGATGGTTCGATTGAAGTCCGTTCAGGTGAGATCCATGCGTTGTTAGGAGGAAATGGGGCTGGGAAAAGCACGTTGGTGCGTATTATCGCAGGGCTTGTGAATCCTACTTCTGGTCGAATGTCAGTCAACGGTCATGCCTATCAACCCAAATCTAAGCGTGAAGCGGAATCCGTTGGTATTGAAATCGTTCAGCAAGAGTTCAACCTCATCTCGACGCTAAGCGTCGCCGAAAACCTGCTGCTCACTAGACTGCCAGCGTTGGGAGGAGTTATCCGGCAAAAAGAACTCCACCACCAAGCACGCGAGGCGCTCGATCGACTTGGCTTACGTGAGATCGCAACCGACGCGATCGTGGAGACCTTGGGCGTTGGTCAGCAGCAGATGCTTGAGATTGCCGCTGCCCTGTATCGAAAGTGTCGACTGTTAATACTTGACGAACCTACCGCCGCTTTGAGTCATGCGGAAGCCGAATCACTATTCACTTGGCTCGACAAATTACGGGCTGAGGGAGTCGGTATTATCTACATCAGCCATCGGCTCGACGAAATATCCCGGATTTCGGATCGCATATCATTTCTCCGTGATGGGATGATGATCGGAACCTATCAGACCGCCGACTTAACCACCGACGAGATGGTCGAATTGATGACTGGTGATCATCCTCAACATGAGTCGGCAAGCCAGCGGTCGGACGGTGGTTCGAGTTTGACTGATTTCGCGTTGCGTGTCGAGAAACTATCCGGCGGCATGGTCGATGAAGTTAGTTTCGATGTTCGCCAAGGAGAACGCCTTGGAATCGCGGGACTGGTTGGGGCTGGGCGGACCGAACTGCTACGCTTGATTTTCGGAGCTGACATCGCATCGTCAGGAGCGGTCTATCTGGCCGCAGACAAAACACCGCGTTTGTTTCGTCATCCGCACGAGGCGGTATCTGCCGGTATCGCGATGGTAACCGAAGATCGTAAAAAAAATGGTTTACTACTCCCACAATCAGTTCGGGTGAATACCACGCTCGCAGCGATGAGCAAACGATTCAGCCACGCAGGGTTGATTCGTTTTCAGGCGGAGAACGAGCAAACCTTGCGGCACTGCCATTCGATGGAGATTCGATGCACCGATATCGAACTGCCAACTGGAACTCTCAGTGGCGGCAACCAACAGAAAGTAGTGATCGCACGGTGGCTTGCAACCAATGCAAGTGTGTTTCTTTTCGATGAGCCAACGCGTGGTATTGATGTTCCGGCTCGAAAGCGAATCTATCGACTTATTGATACACTAGCCGCCCAAGGGAAAGGAATTGTTATCGTAAGTAGTGACTTGGAAGAACTGTTTGAAACTTGTGATCGGATCGCCGTGATGTCGAACGGTACGCTGGTAAGGACTTTCGAAGGACCAGACATGTCCCACGAATTGATCATGCAAGCCGCATTTTCTGGATATCTTGAGCGGAGTGCCGAGGCATGA
- a CDS encoding Y4yA family PLP-dependent enzyme translates to MENILNSSEIHNWMRQHGSPLNLIRTEPLVHNIQSLNRIAQQLEIDFRVYFARKANKCLSFVDVASEAGAGIDVASLQELEQVAQRGISGRNIICTAAIKDEGLLSACVDSEATIAIDNADELHQLSKHLSESAPPVDIALRLSGFEFNGKRLDSRFGIDINQLDQFLRSWKDTLSRPSIRITGIHFHLDGYSAQQRVAAISQCLPVTDTLRELGHPVQFLDMGGGIPMSYLMDEAQWRSFWDELHHAVLNKRKPITFKNHGLGFLDVQGEIHGTRSCYPYFQSSVQGEWLRTVLTSNFESSTIADAIRKRNLQLRCEPGRSVLDGCGMTVAKVVFRKQHPNGEWFVGLSMNSTQCRTSSDDFLVDPILVPEPDALRSDAIEGYLVGAYCTESELISLRRFQFPQGVSIGDLIAIPNTAGYFMHFRESRSHQFPLATNAVVTSLAPPQISIDEIDL, encoded by the coding sequence ATGGAAAACATCCTAAACAGCAGTGAAATTCATAATTGGATGCGGCAACATGGCTCGCCTTTGAATCTTATCCGTACCGAGCCCCTCGTTCATAACATTCAATCGCTTAACCGTATAGCGCAGCAGCTTGAAATTGACTTTCGTGTATATTTCGCGCGGAAGGCGAACAAGTGCCTCAGCTTTGTAGATGTCGCCTCCGAAGCAGGTGCAGGTATCGACGTCGCGAGTCTCCAAGAGCTTGAGCAAGTTGCCCAACGTGGAATCTCCGGCCGAAACATCATCTGCACGGCGGCAATCAAAGACGAAGGCTTGCTGTCAGCGTGCGTTGACTCCGAAGCGACTATTGCCATCGACAATGCCGATGAATTACATCAATTGTCGAAACATCTCAGCGAATCCGCACCACCAGTCGACATAGCACTAAGGCTGAGTGGCTTTGAATTCAATGGTAAGCGACTCGACTCACGATTCGGTATCGACATCAATCAACTGGATCAATTCCTGAGATCCTGGAAAGATACGCTTTCCCGGCCATCGATTCGTATCACTGGCATTCACTTTCATCTAGACGGGTACTCCGCACAACAAAGAGTGGCTGCGATAAGCCAGTGCTTACCTGTTACGGATACCCTCCGAGAACTTGGTCATCCAGTTCAGTTTCTGGATATGGGTGGTGGTATCCCAATGTCTTATCTAATGGACGAGGCTCAGTGGCGTTCTTTCTGGGACGAACTTCATCATGCTGTATTGAACAAGCGGAAGCCGATCACATTCAAGAATCATGGGCTCGGCTTCCTAGATGTTCAGGGAGAAATTCACGGCACCCGAAGTTGCTATCCTTACTTTCAGTCATCTGTACAAGGCGAATGGCTGCGGACTGTACTTACTTCTAACTTCGAATCGTCTACGATTGCTGACGCGATTCGCAAGCGTAACCTTCAACTGCGGTGCGAACCTGGCCGAAGCGTGCTCGATGGTTGTGGCATGACGGTGGCCAAAGTGGTATTCCGGAAACAGCATCCCAATGGAGAGTGGTTTGTGGGGTTAAGCATGAACTCTACCCAATGCCGGACAAGCAGTGACGACTTCTTGGTTGACCCAATCTTGGTGCCTGAGCCAGATGCTCTCAGAAGCGATGCAATCGAAGGTTACTTAGTCGGGGCCTACTGTACAGAGTCCGAACTTATAAGCCTTCGAAGGTTTCAATTTCCGCAGGGCGTGAGCATTGGTGACCTGATCGCAATTCCAAACACAGCTGGCTATTTCATGCACTTTCGTGAGAGTCGATCTCACCAATTTCCCCTCGCCACGAACGCGGTCGTCACATCACTGGCCCCGCCACAAATCAGTATCGATGAAATAGACCTATGA
- a CDS encoding nucleoside hydrolase encodes MKYKAVLLLMLSSIGFCLPQSLTAEELRKPIPLIFDTDIGNDSDDVLALAMIHALESRAECKLLAVTITKDHELAAPFVDCINTFYGRGDIPIGVCSSDVTPQEGKFNGLANATDNGQLRYPHDLTSGKQASSAVNVLRNALADSEDGSVVICQVGFSTNLANLLESPADEISSLNGMELVKKKVRLLSVMAAAFEKIPDRKTGEPKRYREYNVFKDVPSARRLFSKWPTSIIWSGFEIGLNLKYPHESVERDFGYVEHHPVVEAYELYIPPPHDRPTWDLTSVLVAIRPDHGYFDLSPEGQVTVLEDGYTKFEPMQGGRDRYLILRDAQKARATEALTLLSSEPPSSSSPHVSGER; translated from the coding sequence ATGAAATATAAAGCAGTGCTGCTGCTGATGCTTTCAAGCATTGGCTTTTGTTTGCCGCAATCGTTAACCGCCGAAGAACTCCGTAAGCCAATTCCATTGATCTTCGATACGGACATCGGCAATGACAGCGACGACGTATTGGCATTGGCAATGATTCATGCCTTGGAATCGCGAGCTGAATGCAAGTTGTTGGCAGTCACAATTACCAAAGATCATGAATTGGCAGCTCCGTTCGTCGATTGCATCAATACGTTCTATGGCCGAGGTGATATTCCGATTGGTGTTTGCAGTAGCGATGTGACCCCGCAAGAAGGCAAGTTCAACGGATTAGCAAATGCAACCGACAATGGTCAGTTACGTTATCCACATGACTTGACATCAGGTAAACAGGCCTCCAGTGCTGTCAATGTGTTACGTAACGCTTTAGCTGATTCGGAAGATGGTTCTGTCGTTATTTGTCAGGTTGGGTTTTCCACCAATCTAGCTAATCTGTTGGAATCGCCTGCCGATGAAATCAGCTCCCTAAACGGTATGGAGTTGGTTAAGAAAAAGGTCCGCCTGCTCTCCGTTATGGCAGCCGCATTCGAGAAAATCCCAGATCGCAAGACGGGTGAGCCGAAACGGTACCGCGAGTACAATGTCTTCAAAGACGTTCCGTCCGCCCGCCGTCTGTTCTCGAAATGGCCAACATCCATCATCTGGAGCGGTTTCGAGATTGGCCTGAACCTGAAGTACCCGCATGAAAGCGTCGAACGCGACTTCGGATACGTCGAACATCATCCGGTCGTGGAAGCCTACGAACTGTATATTCCGCCTCCTCATGATCGCCCGACTTGGGATTTGACCTCCGTTTTGGTTGCCATCCGCCCCGATCATGGATACTTCGATCTGTCGCCTGAGGGCCAGGTAACCGTTCTTGAAGATGGGTATACGAAATTTGAACCCATGCAAGGTGGACGTGATCGTTATTTGATCTTAAGAGACGCTCAAAAGGCTCGCGCCACCGAAGCCCTAACGCTTCTTTCGAGCGAGCCACCCTCGAGCTCGAGTCCTCACGTTTCAGGCGAAAGGTAG
- the rbsK gene encoding ribokinase — protein MSKLTSPAKIAVVGSINMDLVLRCSQFPKPGETVVALSFDEVPGGKGANQAVAAARAGASVAMLGRVGDDAFANRLIRGLSNYEIDCENILVTPDCESGLAMITVDQAGQNSIIAVEGANGRLSPEDVRKHRQVIESSQTVLLQLEIPTKTVLEVIQIARAANVRVILDPAPAPHRCPQKILQVDLICPNEHEAEELTGISLDSPEQILAAGQALYQQGARHVVITLGSRGSFLFDDQGGRLIPALVTDSVDTTAAGDAFAGALAVSWAEQGNLEQAVRFGNAAGAIAASKKGAQPSIGSRQGIECLLESIK, from the coding sequence GTGTCGAAATTGACCAGCCCAGCCAAAATCGCCGTTGTTGGATCCATTAATATGGATCTCGTGCTGCGGTGCTCCCAATTTCCTAAACCAGGCGAAACCGTTGTTGCGTTGTCCTTCGACGAGGTTCCTGGAGGAAAAGGGGCAAATCAAGCCGTCGCCGCCGCGAGAGCAGGTGCTTCTGTTGCGATGTTGGGTCGCGTAGGAGACGATGCATTTGCAAATCGATTGATTCGTGGACTAAGCAACTATGAAATCGATTGCGAAAATATTCTTGTGACGCCTGACTGTGAGAGTGGTCTCGCGATGATTACGGTTGATCAAGCTGGTCAAAATTCGATTATCGCCGTCGAGGGTGCCAATGGAAGGTTGTCGCCTGAGGACGTCCGGAAACATCGGCAAGTGATTGAATCGAGTCAGACGGTTCTCTTGCAGCTGGAAATTCCAACCAAAACAGTGCTGGAGGTTATCCAAATTGCTCGAGCTGCGAATGTTCGTGTGATTCTGGACCCGGCCCCTGCGCCCCACCGTTGTCCCCAAAAAATATTGCAGGTTGATCTCATTTGCCCCAATGAGCACGAGGCAGAAGAGCTGACCGGGATCTCGCTCGATTCTCCTGAACAGATATTAGCAGCTGGCCAGGCCCTCTATCAGCAAGGTGCGCGGCACGTCGTCATCACGCTCGGTAGCCGAGGCTCCTTCTTGTTTGACGATCAGGGCGGTCGACTGATTCCGGCATTGGTGACCGACTCCGTTGATACCACTGCGGCCGGTGATGCTTTTGCAGGAGCTCTGGCTGTTAGTTGGGCCGAGCAAGGGAATCTCGAGCAAGCAGTGCGTTTTGGGAATGCGGCGGGAGCGATCGCAGCGTCCAAGAAGGGCGCTCAACCGAGTATTGGATCACGTCAAGGAATCGAATGTCTTTTGGAATCCATCAAATGA
- the sbnA gene encoding 2,3-diaminopropionate biosynthesis protein SbnA, with product MITANAFHAPVNCASHTRPTVAKGILEAIGSTPLVQLTRFLDRNDVTLYAKLESQNPGGSAKDRPALQMLREAIESGKVNSDTTIVESSSGNMGIGLAQACRYYGLRFVCVVDPRAQAQNLAIIKALGSEIEQVTTPIEGDFLAARLARVDELLEQLPNSYWPNQYANTENPKAHELGTIREIDETLDGTLDYLFVATSSTGTIQGCRNYLRARGRNTQVVAVDATGSVLFGGTSGRRMIPGLGAGREPALARHKFFKHVHRVTDLDCVIGCRRAATKEAMLIGGSAGGVLEAIRSAQNTLLGKTCVAILHDSGARYLDTVFNDQWVQQELGISPDDLEQMTTSNVSSS from the coding sequence ATGATTACAGCAAACGCATTTCACGCTCCGGTGAATTGTGCGTCCCATACCAGGCCGACAGTAGCAAAGGGAATCCTTGAGGCGATAGGTTCAACTCCTCTAGTCCAGTTGACCCGGTTTCTTGATCGCAACGATGTAACACTTTACGCCAAGCTGGAATCGCAGAACCCGGGGGGAAGTGCCAAGGATCGTCCTGCATTGCAGATGCTCCGCGAAGCCATCGAATCAGGCAAAGTGAATAGCGATACGACGATCGTAGAGTCTTCGTCAGGGAATATGGGTATCGGTCTCGCGCAAGCATGTCGCTACTACGGACTTCGATTCGTTTGTGTTGTCGACCCAAGAGCTCAGGCTCAGAATTTGGCAATCATTAAAGCTTTAGGCAGTGAAATTGAACAGGTTACCACTCCAATCGAAGGGGATTTCCTGGCAGCCAGACTCGCACGCGTAGATGAACTCTTAGAACAGTTACCCAATAGCTATTGGCCCAATCAATACGCCAACACCGAGAATCCCAAGGCTCATGAACTGGGAACCATCCGTGAAATCGACGAAACGTTGGACGGAACACTCGATTACTTGTTCGTGGCCACAAGCAGTACTGGGACGATTCAAGGTTGTCGCAATTACTTACGTGCTCGCGGAAGAAACACCCAGGTAGTCGCAGTCGATGCCACTGGGAGCGTCTTATTTGGTGGTACGTCCGGCCGCCGTATGATACCTGGCTTAGGAGCCGGCCGTGAACCGGCATTGGCTCGCCATAAATTCTTCAAGCACGTGCATCGAGTCACGGATCTCGACTGCGTGATCGGCTGCCGTCGAGCAGCCACGAAAGAAGCCATGCTGATCGGTGGCTCCGCAGGCGGAGTACTTGAAGCGATCCGGTCTGCACAGAACACACTGTTGGGCAAGACATGTGTGGCCATCTTGCATGACTCAGGGGCGCGTTACTTAGACACCGTCTTCAACGATCAATGGGTGCAGCAGGAACTCGGAATTTCTCCCGATGATTTAGAGCAGATGACAACAAGTAACGTGAGCTCTAGCTAA